The genomic DNA GTTGCGACGAGCACGGCCTGCTGGTGTGGAACGACTTCCCCAACGCCTGGGCGATGGACCCGCCGGACCACACGGCCTACAACGACCTGGCGCGGGACACCGTGCGGCGCTATCGCATCCACCCCAGCGTCGTCATCTGGTGCGGCGCCAATGAGGGCAATCCGCCCGAGGCCATCGACAAGGGCATGCGCGAGGCGGTCCGGTCCGAGGCGCCCGACGTCCTCTACCAGAACAACTCGGCGGGCGGCATCGTCACCGGCGGCGGCCCCTACGGCTGGGTGGAACCTGAGCGCTACTTCTCCCCCGCCACCTACGGGAGCGGCGATTTCGGCTTCCACACCGAGATCGGCATGCCCGTGGTGTCCACCGCCGAGAGCATGCGCAACCTCGTCGGCGACGAGCCGGAGTGGCCGATCAGCGGCGCCTGGCTCTACCACGACTGGAGCACCCGGGGTAACCAGGCCCCGCAGAACTACCGGGCGGCCATCGAGACCCGGCTCGACACCGCCGAGGACCTCGACGACTTCACGCGCAAGGCGCAGTTCGTCAACTACGAGAACGCCCGCGCCATGTTCGAGGCGTGGAACCAGAACCTCTGGCAGGACGCCAGCGGCCTCATGCTCTGGATGTCCCACCCGGCGTGGCACAGCACGGTGTGGCAGACGTACGACTACGACTTCGACGTCAACGGCATGTACTACGGGTCCCGCACGGCATGCGAACCCGTCCACGTCCAGGCCGACCCCAAGAACTGGCAGGTCATCGCGGTCAATCACACCCCGCGGAGGCTCAAGGACGTGACGGTCACGGCCCGCGCCTACGACCTGGGCGGGAAGCAGCTCGGTTCGACCCGGCGCGCCACGGTGAGTGTCCCCTCCTCCGCCACGGCCGAGGCATTCACCGCCGCGTTCGCGAGCTCCCTGCCGGACTTCCACCTCCTGCGCCTCAGCCTTCAGGACGGCCGAGGTCGCCTCCTGTCGCAGAACACCTACTGGCGCTACCGCCGGGCATCCGACATGAAAGCGCTCAACAAGGCGCGGACGGTGCGGGTTTCCGCCGACATCGGGCAGGTGACGCGTGCGGGATCGCGGCGCACGGCGACAGCCAGGATCCACAACCGCGGCTCGGCCGTCGCGGCGATGGTGAGGCTGTCACTTCTGGACAGCAGGACCGACGCCCGCGTGCTGCCGACGCTGTACAGCGACAACTACGTGTGGCTGCTGCCCGACGAGTCACGTACGGTCACGCTCTCCTGGCCTGCCGACGCACTCCCTTCGGGCCGGCCCGCACTGCGTGTCGAGGGCTACAACGTGCCGCGGACGGTGGCCCGTTCGTAGCTACGTATCGCTACGTATCGCTACGTATCGCTTCTGTGGGTCGAGGCAGTCCCAACTACGCCGGGATCATCCGGCTCGGTCACCGTAGGCGGCCCTGCTGGCCTCGATCGCTTGATCGCCCGGGCATCCCTAGCCGCAGTAGGTGTCCCGGTGGGGGCGCTCCCCCGTCGCCAGGTAGTGGGAGACGGTTCGGTCGCCGCACTCGTTGCCGTTGGCGAGGTAGGCGTCGTGACCGGTGGAGTTCACGGTGACCATGGTGGCGCGTTCGCCGAGGGCGTTGCGGAGTTTCAGGGCGCCGCTGAGCGGGGTGGCCACGTCCCGCCGGTTCTGGATGAGCAGGATGTTGGACGGGCCGTGGCCGGTGATCCGTACCGGGGGCTCCTGCGGTGTGAACGGCCAGGCGGCACAGGGCATCGCGTTCCTGGTCATGCCGGCGGTCAAGGGGTACGCGGCCCGGCTCTTGGCAACGTCCTTCTCGTACGCGGCTGCCGTCTTGGGCCATTCGATGTCGTTGCAGAGGGTCCCGGCGCCGACCGCCGCGGCGTTCTGCAGCACCGACTCCGGCGGCGCCTGGGGCGCGGGCGGTACGGTGCCCTGCTGGGCGGCCAGGATCAGCCGGGCCAGGCCGGGGAAGCCGCTGGGCGCGTAGAGGCTGTCCAGCATGGTCTGGCGCAGCACATTGCCGTTCAGCTCCTGCGGATTGGCGCCGGGCCAGGGGATCGGCTCGCGGTCCAGCTTCTCGGCGAGGCGGAGGAAGAGCGGCCGTACCTCGGACGCCTTCTCGGCCAGCCGGTCCGGGTTGCCGGGCGCCGAGGCCCACTCGGCGAACTCGGGGAAGGTGTCCTCGACGCCGGCTTCGTGCCCGGCGAGCCAGGCGCGGGCCACCCGGGTGTGGTCGGGGTCGTCATTGCTGTCCAGCACGATGCGGTCGGTGCGGTGCGGGAACAGCTGGCTGTAGACGGCGCCGACATACGTCCCGTACGAGACACCCCACGCGGACAGTTTCTGCTCGCCGAGCGCCGCGCGGATGCGGTCGATGTCGCGAGCGTTGTTGGCGGTGCTGATGTGGCGGATCAGGTCGCCGCCGTTGCGTGCGCAGGCATCCGACATTCGCTGGGCGGTGACCATGTTTTCGGTGATCGACCCGTCGGGGGCGGGCCAGGGCCGTAGCTTCGAAGTGGCGAGGTCGCCGTACTCGAGGCCGCAGGTGACCGGGGTGGAGCGGCCCAGCCCCCTGGGGTCGAACCCGATCAGGTCGTACGCGTCCCGCACCTCCTGCGGCAGCTTTTGGCCTTTGCCCGATGGGTTGTTGAGGCTGGAGCCGCCGGGCCCGCCGGGGATCAGGAGCAGTGCGCCACGACGCGCCTGCGGCTTCTCGCTGGGAATCCGCGAGATGGCCACGCTGATCTTCGCGCCGCCCGGGTTGGCGTAGTCCATCGGCACCTCGAGAGTCGCGCACTGCTGGCGGGGGTCGAGCCCGCTTCCCTCGCATGTCGCCCAGTCCAGGGGGCGGGCGCACCTGTGGTGGAAGCCGTCGCAGTGAGTGGCGCGGTGAGACTGAGGACGACCGCGGAGGCGGCGAGAAGGGCCGCGTTTGTCTTGATCTTCATCATGCAGACGAGCTTCGCTGATGCTCCGCGGCAGCCCCATCCTGCCAACTGGCCTGTGTGCACGGGGGTTTACCCCATCCCCAACCCCAGGCCGGCCTGACGGCTCATGGAGGGTGCCTCGGAGCCTATTCGAGGGTGTTCGAGCTCCTCCCGATCACCCGTTTGGTGCCTACCAGGACTCGGTAACGCTCCCGTGCCGCGAAGTCGGCCAGGCCCCACACGGTCGGGTGTCCGACCTCCGCGCAGAGGTGGAGGACTGCGTCGTCACCGGCCCAAACGCCGACGTGGGCGCCGTAGGCACTGGCAGAGGCGTTGAAGAGGAGCAGGTCGAGTGGCTGGGGGGCCGAAACACGGACGGTGGTCTCTGTGTCGCCCCACAGTTCGCTGGAGCGCAAGGGTGGCGGGGTCAGGCCGAAGAGCCCGAGCACCTCGTAAGCGAACAGTTGGCAGTTGCCGCCCGCCGTGAGGCCGGGCTGATCGGCCACGGTGGCCGCCCCTGGGAAACGTGCTCCGGCGTAGGGGACGGTCCAGAAGTCGGCCGGAAGCCGGGGCAGGATCGGTTCCATATCGCCATGATGTCCCCGGCCGCTGAGGGCCCCAACCCATATTCGGTGAGAGTGGTCGGACTTCGGCGAGAGGGGACGTCCCGGTCCGGAGCCTGCGGCCGCAACCCCGAATCCGCCGAGAGGCGCGTGCACTTCATCGGCACAGGGGCCTGTACGTCGGTGGTGGCCAGGGGGCGTCTGAACGTCGGTGGCGGCCAGAGTGCGTCCGAGCGTCGGTGGCGGGCAGGGGGCCTCTCCGTGATCCTCTGGCGCCCCTAATTCCTTCGACAGAGTGGAATCGAGCTGGCAGGCTGCGCGCATGATTTACGGAATCGAGTCCCGCCCCGCCCGGTGAGCGCCCAGGAAGAGCGCGACGCGCTCACCCTCCCGCTTGCCCTGTACGACTACGCCCTGCACCTGCTGCGGGAGTCCCGCGACGGAGTCCCGCCCCCGCGTGGTTACTCCCTCCCCCAGAGGCCCGAACCCGACGAGGCCCCACCGTCCCACGAAGCGGCGGAGATCGCCGTCCGGGAAGCACTGAGCCCACTACCGGAAGACTCCGCCACCCTGCACCGCCGCTTCGCCCGGCACGGCATCCGGGACCTCCACAAGCACCTGATCCGGTCCGCCGTCTTCAACCTGTCGCTGCCGAACGGGCAGCATGACGCGGCCCGTTCGCTGGGCCGACAGCTGACCCGGACCGGCACCACCGTCCCCGCCGTCACCGCGGGCCTTGCCCTGCTCATCCGATACGGCGAGCCCGAAGACGTCCCGTATCTCTCCGCCCTCGGCCTGCTCCGGGAGTTCACCCGCCCGGCGGTCGACGCCCTCGACCCCCTCGACCGCCAGTCCGCGGCCATCGTCTGGCTTGTCACCCACACCGGCCGCGACGAACTGCGGCCACTCCTTCGCGCCCTGTGGACAGGGGATCAGCAAGCCATCCGTACGGAGCTGGAGGCGTTCCCTGCCACACCCAGGTTCCTCAGTACCACGGCCGCCCGCCGGATCGCGGAGGCCACCCGGCTGCCCGATCTGCTTGACCACCACCCCTCCGACGCTGCCCTGCTCGCCCGGGCGGGCAGGCTCCTCGTGCGGATGGGATGCACGCGCGACAACCCGACCGACCTCCTTGTCTACCGTGACGCGCTCACCGTGTACGAACGTGTCGTCACACGGGCCGGCCTCCTGCCGCCGACCCTCGACCACCACGCCACCCTGCTCTCGCTCGCGCTGGATCTGAGCAGCGGCCCAGGCGTGCTGCTGGACTGGCCTCCGGGCCGGCGCGCGGCGCTGTTGGAATCACTCGGGCTGCTGCTGGCCGAACCCCGATGGGCCTCGCTGGCGGACACCGGCGCAGGCGAGGCGGACCAGCGGCTGCGGGCCGGCTGGATCCAGCGCACTGGGCGGCAGCCCTTCACACGCCCAGCCACGCCCGGCAGGCTGCGCGTGGAGGTCGTGGCGGGCGACCCCGTGGACCGGGAACCTGTCGAGACCCGCATCCTGGTCGACGGGCGTCCTCTCGTCCCGGCGGTCTTCGCCCGCGGTCCCGCCCGTTGCCCCGAGTACCTGCTGGACGAGGGCCGGCTCAGGGCCGGGCCGGAGCCCCGTGAGGTACAGCTCGCAGTGGCCTCCTGCACCGAGGGGTGCTGTGGCGCGCTCTATGTCACCATCCGACGCGACGGGGACCAGGTCGTGTGGGAGGGCTGGCGGCGGCCACCGACCATGCCGGGTTCCCGGGAGCCCGCGCCCGCACTGCCTGCCTACCGGTTCGACGCCGCCGCCTACGACGCGGAGGTCGCCCGGGCGGAGACCGACCGCTCCTGGCCCTGGCCGGCCCGCAGCACGGCCCGCCTGATCAAAGCGGGGCTGATGGAACGGCCGGAGTTGCTGAGCCGGTGGGATGCCCGTCGGGGCTGGATCAGCAGTGGCTTCGACGACCCGGACACCACCGTGGTGACCTTCTGGTACGTGCCGGGACTCGCCGCCGGGAAGCCGGTCGGCGACCCGCTCCAGTTCCGCTGGGTCGTGCCGGACGACGGCACGCCGCCCGAGGCACAGGCCGCCGCCGCCCTGCGCCGGCTGGCCGAGGAGGACCCGAAGACCTACGGGCAGGTGTGCGGCGGCAGCCGCGAACGCGCCGAAGAGCTCGGGTTCGGCTGGCCCGATCGCGCCTGAGCAGCCCGAGAGCGTCCGTAACCGGGGTCACCGGGGTCCGAACCGCACCGACACGCACCCATGACCTGCGGATCGCCGACACACCTGGCGAACCGCCGGCCAGGATCTCCCCCGCTGTCGCCGTGCCGACAACCGAACGCCGTGCAGAACTGTCTGAAACGCCGTGGCACCGAACTTGAGCGGACGGTGCGAGGTGCACGCGCGGCGACGGTTTGGCCGGCGCCTCCCGACAATGCCGTCGTTGCCGGGCGGTCACCCCGCCAGGGCGTGGCCTGCTGGTGGAGTCGGCTCAGATGCCGAAGGCGCCGCCCTGGACGAGGATGAGCAGGCCGATGGTGATCAGAACCAGCGGCAGCAGGACGTGGCCCCAGCGGCTGAGGGCCTTGGCGATGACCGGGCGGGTGGCGAAGAACCTGCCCGCGAAGCACCAGATGGCGACCAGGACGAGAAACACGACGGCGTACACGCTCATCCCGCCGACGCCGGCGGTGGCGAACACCGGGACGTAGACACCGATGTTGTCGCCTCCGTTGGCGAAAGTGACGGCCGCGACCTCCAGCGGGCTCGGCCCGCCTCCCTTGGCATCAGCTTCCTCGGTGTCCTCGCCGTCGCGGTGGTTCTTCCAGGCCTGCCAGGCTGCCTTGAGGCCCAGGGCGAGCGGCAGCAGTCCGAGGTAGGGGATCGCAGATTCGGGCAGGAACGTGGCGCCGAACGCCGCGGCGATGGCCACGGCGAGGATGGCGGTGAAGCCGAGGTACTGGCCGATCACGATCTTGCGGGTGGATCCGCGGTGCCCGGCGCCCTGGGCGAAGAAGAGCGCCAGGATCAGGATGTCGTCGATGTTGGTGACGGCGAACAGTCCGGCTGCCTGCCCGATGATGCCCAGGTTCACGAACCAGCCCACTCTGCTCAGACGCCAATGACTGGATGACCCTACTCGGGGCCCTTGGGTCCCTTGGGTCCCTCGGGGCCCTCGGGGCCCTCGGGGCCCTCGGGGCCGAACGAGGAGCGGTGGCCGTCCTCGCGAGCCTGATCAGACTTGGCTGTCACAAGACCGGCCGGTGGTCCAACTTCGGGGCGATCGGTCCAGGTTCGCTGTCACCGTACAAGGTCTGCTGTCACGGAAACTTGCCCCCTGCTGAGGGTTACATCGAGTTTCGCGAAGGGTCACCGCGTGGTCGGCGAGTCGTCGCCGCAGCCCATGCCCGCGTGACATGCGTTCCGATAAGAGTCCTCGTAAACGCGCTCCCCGGGAGCTTTCAGGCACAGCGTGGTCCCGCAGATGACGATGAACATCACAGCCTGGCTGACAGCGACCGCGCGCATGCGCCGGATCCCGGCCACGGCCATGGCAACCAGGGCGGCGATCGGTACGACCGCGGCCTTCTTCAGGTAGGGGCCCGGCGGGTCGCCATGATGCTGTGGGTCCCATGACCAGTAGGACCCCATCCAGGACAGGCCGATCAAGGCGAGGATTGCCATCTCGACGACGACCAGGGCCACGGCCAGTCCCCTACCGGTGCGTTCAGAGCTCACGTCCACCAAGCGACCATCACCCGAGCCGATGCGCCGCGTCGTGAGTACCCGTACTCAAATGCGCCGTCAGAGGACAGGAAGTCCTTCCCTCGCAGGCTGTCCTGCCTGAACGAAGGCCAGGCCGCGGCCGATGCGATCGCGAGGGGGTGGAAGCTGATCATCGACTGAACAGGTGTGCTTGGCCCGGGGCGATGTGCGGTCGGCTCAACCAGGGCCCGGTCGAAACCGGTCGACACCGGTCGGCACCAATCGACTGCGGTCGCTGCTGGCGGTCCTGCCGCTGGTCCGGCCGGTTCCCGGACGGACGTCCGGTGCTGGCGGTGGACGTCTCGTCGTGGCTTGGGTCGGACGCCCGTGCTCGCGGGAGGGACTGGTGTGCACGTCTACGGCCGGGCGAAGACGGCCTCGCGGTTCATCCCTGACTGGCCGTAGTCTTTCTTCGCCGTGCTGGAGATGGGCGCCCCTCCTGGACACAGGTCAAGGCCGAATTCGCCTTCTGGAGCGGGAGTTGGCCGAGAACCCGGTCAGCAGCGAAAGGCGGGCAGTCGTCGGTACGCAGAACGCCTGCCCCGCCGGAGGCGGGGCAGGCGTCACGATGCAGCTCAGGCGGGGGTGATGTTCTCCGCCTGCGGGCCCTTCTGGCCCTGGGTGACATCGAAGTTCACCTTCTGGCCTTCCTGAAGCTCACGGAAGCCCGAGCTGGCGATGTTCGAGTAGTGGGCGAAGACGTCCGGGCCTCCACCGTCCTGCTCGATGAAGCCGAAGCCCTTTTCCGAGTTGAACCACTTGACGGTACCGCTGGCCATTTGCCCTCCAAGGGACGTGAAAGTCGGTTCCCGCACCGCGCGGGAACCGGAGGTGATCGCCCTGGTCCTCAGAGGCTTTGAACAGCAAAACGCCCGTGAACTCGCGCTCACGGGCGACCGGTACTTCGGAACCATGACAGCTAGACCAGACGCTACACCGAGTCTTCGCTGCGCACCACGGGAATTCCAGTCTCGTGTGGTGTAAAGATCACCGCTGTGGAGCCCGCACAGCTACGTCCGGGCCGCAGGGCCGCTACGTCCGGGCCACAAGGCCGCCCATGGGTGAGTTCGCAGTCCCGCGCCGCGCACCGGCTACCGCCTGTCGGCCGCACCCCGCTGGCCTCGCGGTGCCGAGACGGCAGTCCTGCGCCGCCAACCCATCCGCGCCCGCATCCCTTACCCGCGACCAGCCGGCAGCCCACGCCGAATTTCCATGTTCTTCCACCTCTCCTGTCTTCCAGGCAGGGGGAGAGGCAGACGCCCTTGTGTTACCGGTCAGGCGGCAACCGGGGCCGGGACAGGCAGTGCCCGCCGTACGTGGGAGCACAGCCCGTCCTCCCCCTTCGTCGGAAGGCGCATCCGCCGCTTGAAATCACGTGTGGTTGGCAGACCCAGGGCGCTGCGCCAGGCCATACCGGGATGCCGGAACCGTAGGTGAGCCAGGGCCCGGGCGCCCAGTCCAGTGTCATGGAAGCGCTCCTCGATGACCACGCCGGTGACCACGGCCTCCGCACACGCCGTACAGATGCGGTAGTCGACCCGCCCGACGACTTTGCGGACGTGGACAAGGAGCAGGTACTCCTCACCACCGCCGGTATCCCCCGGGGTGCGGGAGGACAGGAACTCGACATCGCGGTAGGCGATCATCCGAAGGCGTAGTCGGCCGGTGATCCGAGCCTTCCGCCGGTGCCTGCCACTCCCCAGGCCGACGACTGGTGTCTCGCCCGCGGGGGCCGGGTTGAACGCATTGCTCGTGGGACGCGCATGGAGTGCTGGCATGAATGCCCGTGTGCCCAAAAGCTGCCCTTCTAGCCCTTCACGGCCCAGATCGACAAAGAGCCGACGGCCGGCCGGTTCCAGGACCGCTCAAGGGAGGCAACGGATGCACTGAGATGCACTGACTGCACCCCGGTGGTGGCTGATCACGAGCCGGGCGGACTTCTTGTCGAAGTCCTTGGCCCTGGCGACCTTGAGGTCAGCCATGCTGTCCCATCGGCGGCGAGGCCAAGGGCGACGGCCTGCCCCAGACTCCGGCCTTACGCAGGTCTGATGATCGTTGCGGTGACGCCCCCAGCCCGGGAGGACCGGGAGGCGAGGCCGGGGGCCCGGGGGCGGTCCTCCTGCCGCCGGTGCACCTCGACATCCTCGGGGTCCTCAGCCGTCTGTCCAGCGCCGGACATCGCCGTCGGCGGCGCCACGGCCGACGCTGCGCATTCGGCGTCCGGCGTCGGGCGTCCGGCCGCAGGCAATCGACGTCCACTGAAGTGGGCGCCCGCCCCGCCACTCCACCCCACTGGGATCGTCGAGCAGCTCGCCGGGGTCGGGCGGGCCGGCGGCGGCCTCGAGGAACACCACCAGGTCGTGGGCGGAGCGAGCCAGGCCCAGCATCTCGTCCCGGCCGCCTCTGTGCGCTGATCTCGGCGCGGCAAACTGATCTTGGCGCGGCGGGACGGGCCGCGGTCAGCGGCTTCGGGTTGCTCCCCGCCGCCGTTGCGCAGACGAGGAAGAAGGCGGCGGGAAGGCCTCCCCCTCCTCTTCGTCTTCCAGTGGCGACAGATCGACGGTGTAGAGCGGCTGGAGGAACAGATCGCGGTACTGCGGTACAGCTGGCGAGCCTGCTGCACCGTGCAGGGGACGCGCGGGATCGCGGTGGGAAGAGGCAGCAGGCATGCACAACCATCCGGAGTCGAGGGCCGCGCGAATCCAAGGGGAGCCATCGACCCGTGACTACCGGTATCTGTTTGCTCCGCGCGCGGTAGCCCTATTAGACCCTATTGGCGGTCGGCAGGACGTCAGCGGGCGGTGTGAGTGGCTGGGGGAGTTGCAACATCGCGTGGCGCGCCGCCGCCCGCGAAGGGCGGCGAGGCTGCCCAGCCCGGCCATCGCGAGGCCGCCAGGACGGATCGGCCGAGCACCGGGTGCACGCCGACGGCCAGTGTGGCGGCTGCGCGAATTGCGTTGAGACACAGGCGCCCTGGGGTGCTCTCGATGTGCCACGCCCCCCCGTGACCGCCCGCTTCGCCTACAGGCCGGTCAGAATCGTCATCCCCACCGTCTTGACCTGTCACGCCGTCCGTCCCCACCCCCAACGGACGTTCCACCGTGGTGACATGACGGGCCACAGCTCACGCTTTCTTCTACATTGATGTAGATTTTTCTTTCGGTCCACCCCGCTCGGGCGCGTATGCCCGGTCGACGGCAACACGGAGGAGAGCAGCGTGGGAGTTTCCCTGTCCAAAGGCGGCAATGTCTCGCTCAGCAAGGAGGCGCCGGGCCTGACCGCGGTCCTCGTCGGCCTGGGCTGGGACGTGCGGACCACCACGGGCACCGACTACGACCTCGACGCGTCCGCGCTGCTGGTCGACACCTCCGGCAAGGTCCTCTCCGACCAGCACTTCATCTTCTACAACAACCTGAAGAGCCCGGACGGCTCGGTGGAGCACACCGGCGACAACCTCACCGGTGAGGGCGAGGGCGACGACGAGTCCGTCAAGGTGAACCTCGCCGCCGTGCCCGCCGAGGTCGACAAGATCGTCTTCCCGGTCTCGATTCACGACGCCGAGAGCCGCGGTCAGAGTTTCGGCCAGGTCCGCAACGCCTTCATCCGCGTCGTCAACCAGGCGGGCGGTCAGGAGATCGCGCGGTACGACCTGTCCGAGGACGCCTCGACCGAAACCGCGATGGTCTTCGGGGAGCTGTACCGGAACGGCGCCGATTGGAAGTTCCGCGCCGTCGGCCAGGGCTACGCGTCGGGCCTGTCCGGCATCGCCTCCGACTTCGGCGTCAACGTCTGACGGCACCAACAAGCCCTCAGCGCCCACGCATTGATCCCCATGCTCCGCCCGCGCATTGATCCCCATCGCCAGATCGACACGATCTGGAGCTGAGCGCGGGCGCGGGGCATCCTCCGCGCGCATCCCGCGGTTGGGTGACGACAGGGCCTCCCGGCGCTGTCGTCACACCGATGCCCTACAGGCGGGGAGTCGCCTCCAAACGGCCGTCCTTCCGACCTGCGACCGCGCACAGGGCGACGCCGAGGACCGTGTTGCCCTGTGTTCCATAGCCCGGGAACGAGATGATGTCACCCGGGGAAGCGACACGGCAGGGGACGTTGGCTCCGTCGCGATAGACGACAGTCACGTCATACGCACTCGAGCAGTCGTTGGTGACAAACGTGTAGCGCCAGTCCGAGTTGATGTGCACGCAAGCGGGCGGGCTGTCCCAGCCTTCCTCTGCCTCGCGGGATGCCGCCTGCGCCGCCACGCCGGACGACACGGCGAGCAAGCCTGCCGTCAGCCCCGTGATGGTTGAACGAATGAACCGCCTCATGGCGCTGTTTCCCTTCACTTCGTGAACAGGAGTGCCATCAGCGTACGAGGGGCCGAGCGGCTCTGAAATATTTTGCGACAACTTTCGCAAGAACCGGAGGACCGCGCATCCACGTCCCGGTGAGCGGGTGGTGTCCGAACCCCCAGCTGAGGGCGTCATGTTCAGGCGCTGGGTCTGAACGGCGCCTCGGCCGGGCGCAGGCGACGGGGAGAACTGTCCCCGTCCCCTGGTGACGCGGCAGGACTGAATCCTGTCACCGGCTCCAAGAACATCAACTGGTGAAGCCCGCGCGGATCGACCTGAAGCGATCGGCCACGCCTTCCCTTCGGCCGCCGTCCTACGACCGTCCCCGCGCCGGTCGCTCGGCACGGGGACGGTCGGCACGCGGACGGTCGGCACGCGGACGGTCGGCATAGGCGCGTTCAGCGCTTGAACACCGCCACCGTGCGGCCCGGCACCTCGAAGGTTCCCGCGCTCTTCGTGTAGGTGGCGGTCTTGACCACGCGGTCCGCGCCGGAGGCCTCGGGTGCAGTCGGTATCCGGCTCCGGCCAGTTCCGTCACCTGCTGCGACTGCCGGTTCGGAGTGGCGTTGAAGACGACGACCAGAGTTTGCCGCACGGAAGGGCACTACACCGGAGACCATCCTGCTG from Streptomyces avermitilis MA-4680 = NBRC 14893 includes the following:
- a CDS encoding TerD family protein, which produces MGVSLSKGGNVSLSKEAPGLTAVLVGLGWDVRTTTGTDYDLDASALLVDTSGKVLSDQHFIFYNNLKSPDGSVEHTGDNLTGEGEGDDESVKVNLAAVPAEVDKIVFPVSIHDAESRGQSFGQVRNAFIRVVNQAGGQEIARYDLSEDASTETAMVFGELYRNGADWKFRAVGQGYASGLSGIASDFGVNV
- a CDS encoding cadmium resistance transporter, coding for MNLGIIGQAAGLFAVTNIDDILILALFFAQGAGHRGSTRKIVIGQYLGFTAILAVAIAAAFGATFLPESAIPYLGLLPLALGLKAAWQAWKNHRDGEDTEEADAKGGGPSPLEVAAVTFANGGDNIGVYVPVFATAGVGGMSVYAVVFLVLVAIWCFAGRFFATRPVIAKALSRWGHVLLPLVLITIGLLILVQGGAFGI
- a CDS encoding alpha-amylase; the protein is MRRFIRSTITGLTAGLLAVSSGVAAQAASREAEEGWDSPPACVHINSDWRYTFVTNDCSSAYDVTVVYRDGANVPCRVASPGDIISFPGYGTQGNTVLGVALCAVAGRKDGRLEATPRL
- a CDS encoding DUF6234 family protein, coding for MALVVVEMAILALIGLSWMGSYWSWDPQHHGDPPGPYLKKAAVVPIAALVAMAVAGIRRMRAVAVSQAVMFIVICGTTLCLKAPGERVYEDSYRNACHAGMGCGDDSPTTR
- a CDS encoding cold-shock protein, which encodes MASGTVKWFNSEKGFGFIEQDGGGPDVFAHYSNIASSGFRELQEGQKVNFDVTQGQKGPQAENITPA